The Tardiphaga alba genome includes a window with the following:
- a CDS encoding sugar kinase: MKALFIGQTYIDVTFITDHMPTGDEKHVASDYAVSFGGNAVTAAFACAKLGIVPDLIATVANDWLGRMFMDMSAKYNIEIHPRKVASSSLSFIMPKDGKRAIVRCRDDEHIHPFPLLNLGACRALHVDGHQPDAAIHYAKLCREAGILTSLDGGGLRTNTHELLEYIDVAIVAERLCEQMDLTPEKMLDYLKSRGCRVGGVTLGERGLLWYDEAGAVHTQPAYKIPRDKVIDTNGAGDVFHGAYVYSYLANPSASWSEHFQFARAASTHKIQKLGNEAGLPTLADIADVKEEFERV, translated from the coding sequence GGCGACGAGAAGCATGTCGCCTCCGATTATGCGGTCTCGTTCGGCGGCAATGCCGTCACCGCCGCCTTTGCCTGCGCCAAGCTCGGGATCGTGCCCGACCTGATCGCCACCGTGGCCAATGACTGGCTCGGGCGCATGTTCATGGACATGAGTGCGAAGTACAATATCGAGATTCATCCACGCAAAGTGGCGTCATCCTCGCTGTCCTTCATCATGCCGAAGGACGGCAAGCGCGCCATCGTCCGCTGTCGCGACGACGAGCACATCCATCCGTTTCCGCTGCTCAATCTGGGCGCCTGCCGCGCGCTGCATGTGGACGGGCATCAGCCGGATGCGGCGATCCATTATGCGAAACTCTGCCGCGAGGCCGGCATCCTGACCTCGCTGGACGGCGGCGGTCTCCGCACCAATACGCATGAGCTCCTGGAATATATCGACGTCGCCATCGTCGCCGAGCGCCTGTGCGAGCAGATGGACCTGACGCCGGAGAAGATGCTGGACTATCTCAAGAGCCGCGGCTGCCGCGTCGGCGGCGTCACGCTCGGCGAGCGCGGCCTGCTCTGGTATGACGAGGCCGGCGCGGTGCATACGCAGCCGGCCTACAAGATCCCGCGTGACAAGGTGATCGACACCAATGGTGCCGGCGACGTGTTTCACGGGGCCTATGTGTATTCGTATCTCGCGAATCCGAGTGCGAGCTGGTCGGAGCATTTCCAGTTCGCGCGCGCGGCTTCGACGCACAAAATCCAGAAGCTCGGCAATGAGGCTGGGCTACCGACGCTGGCGGATATTGCGGATGTGAAGGAAGAATTTGAGAGGGTGTAG